A portion of the Salmo trutta chromosome 1, fSalTru1.1, whole genome shotgun sequence genome contains these proteins:
- the LOC115204400 gene encoding uncharacterized protein LOC115204400, translated as MQNEQRDSRDIRKPDDGETVEAVVVSSDQGGEPGEENRQPMDNEETGADTPLLNGDASDQGEEGVLGMEDGKPSDNDRADTETCQKTHADSPPLNVPKVVRVNSQTDDPQLLGQPQSNGRVSYRRESQLTDGAPGQGAGETSPLLCRSPGEEGVLEGQDRKSADSGGTDPESGQKTHAEPPLVNGHHDVRVNNETKEVTPGAQSTGPPQMNGGPPMSNRAAEETTALLDKQALDKDQVTKPPELIDKGPNDMESRGEL; from the exons ATGCAGAATGAGCAACGTGATTCCAG AGACATCAGAAAGCCTGATGACGGTGAGACTGTTGAGGCTGTGGTTGTTTCCAG TGACCAAGGAGGTgagccaggagaggagaacaggcaGCCCATGGACAATGAAGAGACAGGCGCTGACACCCCTCTGCTGAATGGAGATGCCAG CGACCAAGGAGAGGAAGGCGTTCTAGGAATGGAGGATGGAAAACCGTCAGACAATGACAGAGCAGACACTGAAACCTGCCAGAAGACACATGCTGATTCCCCTCCACTGAATGTACCCAAGGTTGTCAG GGTTAACAGCCAGACTGATGACCCACAGCTTCTGGGTCAACCTCAGAGCAATGGACGCGTGTCATATAGAAG GGAATCACAGCTGACTGATGGGGCTCCAGGTCAGGGTGCTGGTGAGACTTCACCCCTCCTCTGCAG AAGCCCAGGAGAGGAAGGCGTGCTAGAAGGGCAGGACAGGAAGTCAGCAGACAGTGGGGGAACAGACCCTGAATCCGGTCAGAAGACACATGCTGAACCCCCTCTAGTGAATGGACACCATGATGTCAG GGTTAACAATGAGACTAAGGAAGTGACTCCTGGTGCACAGAGTACAGGACCTCCTCAGATGAATGGAGGACCTCCCATGTCTAACAGAGCTGCAGAGGAGACCACTGCTCTATTGGACAAACAGGCCTTGGACAAGGACCAAGTCACCAAACCTCCTGAGTTAATA GACAAAGGACCTAATGACATGGAGTCAAGAGGAGAACTGTAA